The genomic window GTGGCTGCGAGTACGATGGTGGATCCCGATGCCGCGTTCAAATAATACGACGCGTAGAGCCCGCCGACGGACGACGCCAAGCCGATCGCTGCGGAAATCGCCATCATGGTCCCGAAGCGGTTCGTTAATTGAAATGCGGCGGCGGCAGGCGTGACCAGCAATGCGGCGACAAGGACGATGCCGGCTGCCTGCAGCGACACGATCACCGTCACGGCAAGCGCGACCAGCAGCATCGCGTCCAAAGCGCCAGTCGGCAGACCGCTGGCTTGCGCGCTCACCGGATCGAATGAAGCGAAGAGAAGTTCTTTGTAAAAGACGGCCACGAGCAGCAACACGGCGATGGCGAGCGATGACACGAGGATGATGTCGAGGCGGTCGACCCCGAGCACGTTGCCGAAGAGAAAATCCTGCAGATCGACCGCGTACGTGCGCACGCGCGACATCAACAGCACGCCGAGGGCGAACGATGCGGTGAACAGCACGCCGATGGTGGTATCGAACGAGACGTTCGAGCGCCGGCTGACGGCGCCGATCCCAAGCGCGGTGATCACCGCGAAAACGAGACCGCCGACGTAGAGGTTGACTTTGAGAATATACGCGATGACGATTCCCGCGAACGACGCATGCGCCAGGCCGTCGCCGATGAACGCCAGATTGCGAAGCACCACGTACACGCCCACGACGGAACACGTCAGGCCTATCAGTGCCGATGCGATGAGCGCGCGCACCATGAACGCGTTTTGCAGCGGATCGAGCAGCACATGCACTGCCGTCAATCCGCCACTGCGGCGGCCGTGACCGACGGGATGACCAGAACGTGGCTGCCGTACGTCTGCGAAAGGGTTTCATCGTTGAGCACTTCGGCGGGCGTGCCGAAGGCGATCACACGGTGGTTCAGGCACAACACCTTGTCGAACCACGTGGCCACGCACGAGAGGTCGTGCGTGCTCGCGACGATCGTCATCCCGCGTCGCTGCCGGTCTTCGAGCAGGGTGAACATCGCATGTTGGCTGGTGGCGTCGACGCCCGCGATCGGCTCGTCGAGCAGCATCAATTGCGGATCTTGCGACAACGCGCGCGCCACGAAGACGCGCTGTTGTTGGCCGCCGGAGAGTTCGCCGATCTGCGATGAAGCGCGGTCCGCCATCCCGACTTCTGCCAGAGCCGCCCGCGCGCTCTCGATGTCGGCTTTCCGCGGATTGTGGAACAGCCCGAGCCGCCCGTACCGCCCCATCAACACCACGTCGAGTGCGGTGACCGGAAAAGTCCAATTGACCGACTCCGCCTGCGGAACGTAACCCACGATGCGACGCCGAGGGTCCGGCGGACCGCCGAAGATGTTCACCGAGCCGCATTGAGCCAGATGGAGGCCTGCGATCACCTTCAGCAGCGTCGACTTGCCGGAACCGTTCGGCCCGATGATGCCGACGAACTCACCGATCTCGACGTCAAAGCCGACTTCGTCAAGCACGTCGCGCCCGAAGTAGCCGGCGCAGACTCCACGCAAACTCAAAGCCTTGCCCGCGACCGTCGCCGTGCTGCCGTCCGGGTGGCCGCTATGCGCGTGCAGATGCGGGGCACCGGGTGCGACAGCGTGGCTATGGTCGTTCGGCACATCCACCATTTCCGGTGCGACGTGGGTGTGATCGTGTTGTTCGCTCAGTTTCATGAGTTCAAAGCTCCGACGATGCGCGCGACATCATAGCGCATCAAGCCTTCGTAGGTCGAAAGATCGGGCGTCGCCCCGAGCGTGTCGTCGTACAGGTCGGTGACGGTCACGATGCCGGCTCCGTCGGCGAGCTGCTTCGCGAGCTTCGGCGAGAACTGCGGCTCGGCGAATACCGCGCGCACGTGATTCGCTTTGGCGCTGGCGATGAGCTGGGCGAACGCGCCGGCCGACGGTTCCTGGCCGGGCGACGGTTCGATCGCGCCGATGTCGCGGATGCCGTAGCGCTCGTCGAAGTAGTACCATGCGTCGTGGAAGCAGATCATGACCCGCCGGTCCGGTGGAATGGTGGCGATCTCGCGGGCGATCCAGCGATCGAGCGCGCCATAGCGCGTCTGCGTTTGCTTGAGACGCAAGCGGTATTCCGCTGCGTGGCGTGGATCGGCTTGTTCGAGTGCGTGCGCGATCTTCGCGGCGTATTCCGAAGCCTTGCGCGGATCGAGCCAGAAGTGGGGGTTCTGCGCATGCGAGAGATCGCTGTAACCCGAAAGCGTCACCGGCTGCTTGTCGCCGCCGGCGGATCGCAGCAGCTTATCCAGCCATACTTCAAGACCACTACCGTTTTCGAAGACCACGTCGGCGTGCGAGAGTGCGACGAGGTCAGCCGGCGTGGGTTCGTAGGTCTCGGGCGCCGCGCCGACGGGGACGAGCGACGTGACATCGATGAGATCGCCGCCCACGTCCTGGACGATGGCTCCCAGTGTGGAGAATGTCACGGCCACTTTCAAACGCGAACCCTGCGTGGCTTGCGCAGTGGACGAGTTGGAAGGGGGGGCGCCTCCG from Candidatus Eremiobacteraceae bacterium includes these protein-coding regions:
- a CDS encoding metal ABC transporter substrate-binding protein produces the protein MILGNYRPVTFPTVRALMNAALSTCVLVAGCGGAPPSNSSTAQATQGSRLKVAVTFSTLGAIVQDVGGDLIDVTSLVPVGAAPETYEPTPADLVALSHADVVFENGSGLEVWLDKLLRSAGGDKQPVTLSGYSDLSHAQNPHFWLDPRKASEYAAKIAHALEQADPRHAAEYRLRLKQTQTRYGALDRWIAREIATIPPDRRVMICFHDAWYYFDERYGIRDIGAIEPSPGQEPSAGAFAQLIASAKANHVRAVFAEPQFSPKLAKQLADGAGIVTVTDLYDDTLGATPDLSTYEGLMRYDVARIVGALNS
- a CDS encoding metal ABC transporter permease, which produces MHVLLDPLQNAFMVRALIASALIGLTCSVVGVYVVLRNLAFIGDGLAHASFAGIVIAYILKVNLYVGGLVFAVITALGIGAVSRRSNVSFDTTIGVLFTASFALGVLLMSRVRTYAVDLQDFLFGNVLGVDRLDIILVSSLAIAVLLLVAVFYKELLFASFDPVSAQASGLPTGALDAMLLVALAVTVIVSLQAAGIVLVAALLVTPAAAAFQLTNRFGTMMAISAAIGLASSVGGLYASYYLNAASGSTIVLAATACFFVSTAFSPKRRSLFTAMMDARARALKPQ
- a CDS encoding metal ABC transporter ATP-binding protein — its product is MKLSEQHDHTHVAPEMVDVPNDHSHAVAPGAPHLHAHSGHPDGSTATVAGKALSLRGVCAGYFGRDVLDEVGFDVEIGEFVGIIGPNGSGKSTLLKVIAGLHLAQCGSVNIFGGPPDPRRRIVGYVPQAESVNWTFPVTALDVVLMGRYGRLGLFHNPRKADIESARAALAEVGMADRASSQIGELSGGQQQRVFVARALSQDPQLMLLDEPIAGVDATSQHAMFTLLEDRQRRGMTIVASTHDLSCVATWFDKVLCLNHRVIAFGTPAEVLNDETLSQTYGSHVLVIPSVTAAAVAD